The following proteins are co-located in the Manihot esculenta cultivar AM560-2 chromosome 7, M.esculenta_v8, whole genome shotgun sequence genome:
- the LOC110618481 gene encoding two-component response regulator-like PRR37 isoform X3 — protein sequence MPRLSGIGLLCKIMNHKTCKNVPVIMMSSHDSMNIVFKCLSKGAVDFLVKPIRKNELKNLWQHVWRKCHSSSGSGSESGVWTQKPMKSKSAESDNNTGSNDEDDIGNTGLNARDGSGTQISWTKRPVEVDSPKPMSPWDQVAAPPDSTCAKVLHSRPEAFGNNWVPATMTECEGQDDDHGNVVIGKDLDIGVPRIPNLQIEHSSGKEVAFVPGNNGEKLPQMNSKNNVEQIDKAQLETINSDKPKGDSGNRATDGMGVITDSNDPQTGSTVFNIPNSSSKVSNQKDKVVDENNVIPSLELSLKRLRDFGDTGTSAHDRNVLRHSDLSAFSRYNAVSTANQAPTGNAGSCSPLNNSSEALKTGSTQNFQSNSNSNPPKQHSNGTSNNNDMGSITNNAFTKPAASNDKPAPKSTIKDPHPSSAFQAVQNGHMLVPQPTMQGKVDDAFSNTSFTQARDTNHQVQLEHHHHHYHYHHHHHHVRNTQQQQQQQQQQQQQQQLTTHDDSSLKAMAATATQCGSSNMLNKPIGSVGNYSLNGSASGSDHGSNGLNGSSIALNPRGTNIERDNVAAGKLRAGSGIGSIIKIDQNRSAQREAALDKFRQKRKQRCFDKKVRYHSRKKLAEERPRFRGQFMRQAAKEIKDKDARS from the exons ATGCCTCGTTTATCAGGCATTGGCCTTTTATGCAAGATTATGAACCACAAAACTTGCAAGAATGTTCCTGTGATTA TGATGTCATCTCATGATTCCATGAATATAGTCTTTAAGTGTTTGTCAAAGGGTGCAGTTGACTTTTTAGTGAAGCCTATTCGAAAGAATGAGCTTAAAAACCTTTGGCAGCACGTTTGGAGAAAATGCCACAGC TCTAGTGGTAGTGGGAGTGAAAGCGGTGTATGGACTCAAAAACCCATGAAGTCAAAAAGTGCAGAGTCAGACAACAACACTGGCAGCAATGATGAGGATGATATTGGAAACACCGGTTTGAACGCGAGAGATGGAAGTGGCACTCAG ATCTCTTGGACAAAAAGACCCGTAGAAGTTGACAGCCCAAAACCAATGTCTCCATGGGACCAGGTGGCTGCCCCGCCTGATAGCACTTGTGCCAAAGTTCTACACTCAAGGCCTGAAGCATTTGGCAACAACTGGGTGCCTGCGACCATGACAGAGTGTGAAGGGCAGGATGATGATCATG GCAATGTTGTTATAGGCAAGGACTTGGACATTGGAGTACCTAGAATTCCAAATTTGCAGATTGAGCATTCAAGTGGAAAAGAAGTGGCTTTTGTACCGGGTAATAACGGAGAGAAACTTCCTCAAATGAACTCAAAGAACAATGTTGAGCAAATAGATAAAGCACAACTAGAGACTATCAACAGTGACAAACCCAAGGGGGATTCGGGAAACCGAGCTACTGATGGTATGGGTGTCATCACTGACAGTAATGATCCTCAAACAGGAAGTACGGTGTTTAACATCCCAAACAGTAGCTCTAAGGTGTCCAATCAAAAAGATAAGGTTGTCGATGAAAATAATGTGATCCCATCTCTCGAGCTTAGTTTGAAGAGGCTTAGAGATTTTGGAGATACCGGGACCAGTGCTCATGATCGAAATGTTCTTAGACATTCAGACCTCTCAGCATTCTCAAG GTATAATGCTGTTTCAACTGCTAATCAGGCTCCAACAGGGAATGCGGGCAGCTGTTCTCCACTTAATAATAGTTCAGAGGCATTAAAAACAGGCTCGACGCAAAATTTTCAATCCAACTCAAATAGTAACCCTCCCAAGCAGCATTCCAATGGCACTAGTAACAACAATGACATGGGTTCCATTACCAATAATGCATTCACCAAACCAGCAGCATCCAATGATAAGCCTGCACCCAAATCCACTATTAAAGATCCACATCCCTCTTCTGCTTTCCAGGCAGTGCAGAATGGCCATATGCTTGTCCCTCAACCTACAATGCAGGGTAAGGTAGATGATGCATTTTCTAACACCAGTTTCACTCAAGCAAGAGACACGAACCACCAGGTTCAATTGGAACACCACCATCATCATTACCATTACCATCACCACCATCACCATGTTCGTAACacacagcagcagcagcagcagcagcagcagcagcagcagcagcagcagcttaCCACCCATGATGATTCATCATTGAAGGCTATGGCAGCCACAGCTACCCAGTGTGGGTCCTCTAACATGTTGAACAAACCCATAGGCAGTGTTGGAAATTACAGTTTGAATGGGAGTGCATCAGGAAGTGACCATGGAAGCAATGGACTGAATGGAAGCAGTATTGCTCTAAATCCCAGGGGAACAAACATAGAAAGAGATAATGTGGCAGCTGGAAAACTCAGAGCAGGAAGTGGAATTGGGagcataattaaaattgatcaaAACCGTTCTGCACAAAGAGAGGCTGCTTTGGACAAATTTCGCCAGAAGAGAAAACAGAGATGCTTTGATAAGAAG GTTCGATATCATAGTAGAAAGAAGCTGGCAGAAGAAAGACCACGTTTTCGAGGTCAATTTATGCGACAAGCAGCAAAAGAAATTAAAGATAAGGATGCACGTAGCTAA
- the LOC110618483 gene encoding elongator complex protein 6 isoform X1, giving the protein MVAMENRSLNLLDEALSLEQRMEPWPLRGKLLLIEDCVETSGSFVLHHLVKRILSPNSSNIVIFLAFSRPFSHYDRILRKLGCNLVAQRDNSRFFFLDMLMLQCPDGNEEKTSEGGFADLYGKIQKIINALPENHRNHVTIMIDDVSLMEVAAYGSSDHVLDFLHYCHTLTSDVGCSLVILNHEDIYSSMERPVFIMQMEYLADILIKTQPLATGLAADVHGQLTVLNTGICSGNGNLKNKISNLQFMVKENSVEYFYPGSRS; this is encoded by the exons ATGGTAGCAATGGAGAATCGGAGTTTGAATCTGTTGGACGAGGCATTGAGTTTGGAGCAGAGGATGGAGCCATGGCCTCTGAGAGGGAAACTGCTTCTAATAGAGGATTGCGTCGAGACGAGTGGTTCCTTCGTGCTTCACCATCTCGTCAAGCGAATTCTCTCCCCCAACTCTTCCAATATTGTCATCTTCCTCGCCTTTTCTCGTCCCTTCTCGCACTACGATCGTATTCTCCGCAAACTC GGTTGCAATCTAGTTGCACAAAGGGATAATAGCAGATTCTTTTTCTTAGACATGCTTATGCTACAGTGTCCAG ATGGAAATGAAGAAAAAACTAGTGAAGGTGGATTTGCTGATTTGTAtggaaaaatacaaaaaattataaatgccCTACCAGAAAACCACAGGAACCATGTTACCATCATGATAGATGATGTGTCTCTTATGGAGGTGGCTGCTTATGGCTCTTCAGATCATGTCTTAGACTTCCTGCATTATTGTCACACTCTAACATCAGATGTT GGTTGTTCATTAGTAATACTTAACCACGAGGATATATATTCAAGCATGGAGAGGCCTGTATTCATAATGCAGATGGAGTACCTTGCAGACATTTTGATAAAGACACAACCTTTAGCCACTGGTTTGGCTGCTGACGTGCATGGTCAG TTGACAGTTCTGAACACGGGAATTTGTAGTGGGAATGGGAACTTAAAGAACAAGATAAGCAATTTACAGTTCATGGTCAAGGAAAATAGTGTTGAATACTTCTATCCTGGGAGTCGAAGTTGA
- the LOC110618483 gene encoding elongator complex protein 6 isoform X2 produces MASERETASNRGLRRDEWFLRASPSRQANSLPQLFQYCHLPRLFSSLLALRSYSPQTHGNEEKTSEGGFADLYGKIQKIINALPENHRNHVTIMIDDVSLMEVAAYGSSDHVLDFLHYCHTLTSDVGCSLVILNHEDIYSSMERPVFIMQMEYLADILIKTQPLATGLAADVHGQLTVLNTGICSGNGNLKNKISNLQFMVKENSVEYFYPGSRS; encoded by the exons ATGGCCTCTGAGAGGGAAACTGCTTCTAATAGAGGATTGCGTCGAGACGAGTGGTTCCTTCGTGCTTCACCATCTCGTCAAGCGAATTCTCTCCCCCAACTCTTCCAATATTGTCATCTTCCTCGCCTTTTCTCGTCCCTTCTCGCACTACGATCGTATTCTCCGCAAACTC ATGGAAATGAAGAAAAAACTAGTGAAGGTGGATTTGCTGATTTGTAtggaaaaatacaaaaaattataaatgccCTACCAGAAAACCACAGGAACCATGTTACCATCATGATAGATGATGTGTCTCTTATGGAGGTGGCTGCTTATGGCTCTTCAGATCATGTCTTAGACTTCCTGCATTATTGTCACACTCTAACATCAGATGTT GGTTGTTCATTAGTAATACTTAACCACGAGGATATATATTCAAGCATGGAGAGGCCTGTATTCATAATGCAGATGGAGTACCTTGCAGACATTTTGATAAAGACACAACCTTTAGCCACTGGTTTGGCTGCTGACGTGCATGGTCAG TTGACAGTTCTGAACACGGGAATTTGTAGTGGGAATGGGAACTTAAAGAACAAGATAAGCAATTTACAGTTCATGGTCAAGGAAAATAGTGTTGAATACTTCTATCCTGGGAGTCGAAGTTGA